In a genomic window of Sulfurimonas denitrificans DSM 1251:
- the selD gene encoding selenide, water dikinase SelD, with protein sequence MVEEIKLTEYSHGAGCGCKISPMLLDEILKTDISSTLYPQLLVGNEHKDDAAAYDLGNGTSVLSTTDFFMPIVDDAFTFGRIAATNALSDIYAMGGKPLMAISIFGWPIEKLSSEVARQVIDGGRAACEDAGIPLAGGHSIDSPEPIFGLAVTGIVDNKNLMKNSSATDDCYIFITKSIGIGILTTAQKQKKIEDGDIDVAIEAMATLNRAGAIFATLDSVLTMTDVTGFGLLGHLSEVCEASGISANIWFEKVPLLQNVEKYRAQGCIPGGSRKNFMSYGHKISQISDRQREILCDAQTSGGLLVFVKKSGLDEFYKSAKEFGLNLEPIGETTPRRKHVIEVL encoded by the coding sequence ATAGTGGAAGAGATAAAACTTACAGAGTATAGTCACGGGGCAGGGTGTGGATGTAAAATATCTCCAATGCTGCTTGATGAGATACTAAAAACAGATATTTCAAGCACTCTCTATCCCCAGCTTCTTGTTGGAAATGAGCATAAAGATGATGCGGCGGCTTATGATTTGGGTAATGGGACATCAGTTCTCTCTACAACGGATTTTTTTATGCCAATTGTGGATGATGCTTTTACTTTTGGGCGGATTGCTGCTACAAATGCGCTTAGTGATATCTACGCTATGGGCGGGAAGCCTCTCATGGCAATATCTATCTTTGGATGGCCGATAGAGAAGCTATCATCAGAGGTGGCACGTCAGGTGATTGATGGTGGTCGTGCTGCTTGTGAAGATGCTGGTATTCCTCTTGCTGGAGGACACTCCATAGACTCTCCAGAGCCAATTTTTGGGCTTGCAGTAACTGGAATAGTTGATAATAAAAACCTTATGAAAAACAGCTCTGCAACAGATGATTGCTATATATTTATCACAAAATCAATCGGAATTGGCATACTTACAACAGCGCAAAAACAAAAAAAGATAGAAGATGGCGATATTGATGTAGCCATTGAAGCGATGGCTACATTAAACAGAGCAGGAGCTATTTTTGCCACACTAGATAGTGTTTTAACTATGACAGATGTTACAGGGTTTGGTCTTTTGGGGCATTTGAGTGAGGTTTGTGAAGCTAGTGGCATAAGTGCAAATATCTGGTTTGAAAAAGTTCCACTTCTTCAAAATGTTGAAAAATATAGAGCTCAAGGTTGTATTCCTGGTGGCTCTCGTAAAAACTTTATGAGTTATGGTCATAAAATCTCTCAAATAAGCGATAGACAAAGAGAGATACTTTGTGACGCACAAACATCAGGTGGGCTTTTAGTTTTTGTCAAAAAAAGCGGCTTAGATGAGTTTTATAAGAGTGCCAAAGAGTTTGGATTAAATCTTGAGCCAATAGGTGAGACAACTCCACGAAGAAAACATGTGATAGAGGTTTTATAG
- a CDS encoding sulfite exporter TauE/SafE family protein: MVELLLLGVGVGTLSGFFGIGGGTILVPLLLFLGYQIKDAIGISVVQMVFSSIYGSYLNNKNKNLDVAMVVTIGIGGFCGAFLSGFIVSSINDKFLEIIFLAFASFALYRLFAKTVINQTPRSVNRVLLLVIGVILGTFSMLIGVGGSILLVPILVGFLHVDLKRAISAGLFFVVFSSVAGLISHSLSREIDFFSGIIIGLASLIGVYIGVYLKDRVDVWVQKKLLVLFYLLVVLYLAQRIFFRGN, from the coding sequence ATGGTTGAATTACTCTTGTTGGGTGTTGGTGTTGGTACTTTATCTGGTTTTTTTGGAATTGGAGGTGGAACAATTCTTGTTCCTCTGCTTCTTTTTTTAGGTTATCAGATAAAAGATGCTATTGGAATTTCAGTTGTGCAGATGGTTTTTAGTTCAATTTATGGAAGTTATTTAAATAATAAAAATAAAAATCTTGATGTTGCCATGGTTGTTACCATCGGAATTGGTGGATTTTGTGGTGCATTTTTAAGTGGTTTTATAGTCTCAAGTATCAATGATAAATTTTTAGAGATTATCTTCTTGGCATTTGCTTCTTTTGCGCTATACAGACTCTTTGCAAAAACAGTCATAAATCAGACCCCAAGAAGTGTAAATAGAGTGCTTCTGCTTGTTATAGGAGTCATTTTAGGTACATTTAGTATGTTAATTGGCGTTGGCGGGAGCATACTTTTAGTTCCCATATTGGTAGGTTTCTTACATGTTGACCTTAAGCGTGCCATATCGGCTGGACTTTTTTTTGTAGTTTTCTCTTCTGTTGCTGGTTTGATATCTCACTCTCTAAGCAGAGAGATAGATTTTTTTAGTGGAATTATAATAGGATTGGCTTCATTGATTGGTGTTTATATTGGAGTCTATCTTAAGGACAGAGTTGACGTTTGGGTACAAAAAAAACTATTAGTGCTCTTTTACCTTTTAGTAGTACTATATCTGGCTCAGAGAATATTTTTTAGAGGGAATTAA
- the uvrA gene encoding excinuclease ABC subunit UvrA: protein MKNRDVIKIVGARENNLKNISLEIPKNQLVVFTGLSGSGKSTLAFDTLYAEGQRRYMESLSSYARQFLDRVGKPDVDKIEGLTPAIAIDQKTTSKNPRSTVGTITEIYDYLRLLYARVGIQHCHNCGKEISQMSASDIIGEVAKLPQGAKLVLLAPIVNEKKGTYADVLESLVHKGYVRAMIDGVMVRLDEEIELSKTKKHTIKVVIDRVVVNEQNKERIAADVEKALKESYGELEIEILNHEELGLGRSHMHYSEHNACFDCKVSFEPLEPLSFSFNSPKGACKECDGLGLRYALDQDKIIDIDLSVEKGAIKIIYGFNKGYYFTFLKGFCAQNKIDTTIPYSELEEYQKKAILHGGIDEASFLWKGHEVKRVWPGIIKIAYDMFKDEKELADYMSEKKCSVCSSHRLKRESLSVRVAGKGIADILDMPISKSYEWFKEKSNFNYFTDQSAQVSAPILNEIRERLYFLFDVGLGYITLGRDARTISGGEAQRIRIASQIGSGLTGVLYVLDEPSIGLHERDTLKLIRTLRSLQEKGNSVIVVEHDKETIENADFIVDIGSGAGKFGGEVVFAGTLDKLKKAKTLTADYLYGRKKIEYFYRRAQDKFIEIKNVTLNNINNLNVKIPLNNFVCITGVSGSGKSSLMLQTLLPTARELLNHARKVNKVAGVEINGLEHVDKVIYLDQSPIGRTPRSNPATYTGLMDEIRNLFEQTKEAQIRGYTSSRFSFNVRGGRCEKCQGEGENKIEMHFLPDIMVKCDTCNGTRYNQQTLEVYYKGKNISDVLNMSVEEAYEFFKAIPKLNQILSTLVDVGLGYITLGQNAVTLSGGEAQRIKLSKELSRKDTGKTLYILDEPTTGLHFADVDRLTGVLHKFVELGNSVLIIEHNLDMIKNADYIIDMGPEGGSGGGLIIAEGNPEEVAKNHKKSGSYTGEYLAKELLLHK from the coding sequence ATGAAAAATAGAGATGTTATAAAAATAGTTGGTGCAAGAGAGAATAATTTAAAAAATATATCCTTAGAGATTCCAAAAAATCAGCTTGTTGTCTTTACAGGTCTTAGTGGAAGCGGAAAATCGACTTTAGCGTTTGATACACTGTATGCAGAGGGACAAAGACGTTACATGGAGTCTTTATCATCTTATGCAAGACAGTTTTTAGACAGAGTTGGAAAACCTGATGTTGACAAGATAGAAGGGCTTACTCCAGCTATTGCAATAGATCAGAAAACTACAAGTAAAAATCCACGCTCAACAGTTGGAACAATCACAGAGATATATGATTACTTAAGGCTTCTTTACGCCCGTGTAGGTATTCAACACTGCCATAATTGTGGCAAAGAGATTTCTCAAATGAGTGCTTCAGATATCATAGGTGAAGTTGCAAAACTCCCACAAGGTGCAAAGCTTGTTCTCTTGGCTCCAATTGTAAATGAGAAAAAGGGTACATACGCTGATGTTTTAGAATCTCTTGTACATAAAGGTTATGTTCGTGCTATGATAGATGGTGTGATGGTAAGGCTTGATGAAGAGATAGAGTTAAGCAAAACAAAAAAACATACTATAAAAGTTGTAATAGATAGAGTTGTAGTAAATGAGCAAAATAAAGAACGAATAGCGGCAGATGTTGAAAAAGCTCTAAAGGAGAGCTATGGCGAGCTTGAAATAGAGATACTAAATCATGAAGAGCTTGGACTTGGACGCTCACATATGCACTATAGCGAACACAATGCATGTTTTGATTGTAAGGTTAGCTTTGAGCCCTTAGAGCCGCTGTCTTTCTCTTTTAACTCTCCAAAGGGTGCGTGTAAGGAGTGTGATGGTTTAGGGCTTCGTTATGCACTTGATCAAGATAAAATTATAGATATTGATCTTTCAGTTGAAAAAGGTGCCATTAAGATAATTTATGGCTTTAACAAAGGCTACTATTTTACTTTCTTAAAAGGTTTTTGTGCTCAAAACAAGATAGATACAACCATACCATATTCAGAGCTAGAGGAGTATCAGAAGAAAGCTATTTTACATGGTGGAATAGATGAAGCGAGTTTTCTTTGGAAAGGACATGAAGTAAAGCGAGTTTGGCCTGGAATCATAAAAATAGCATACGACATGTTTAAAGATGAAAAAGAGTTGGCAGACTATATGAGCGAGAAGAAGTGTAGTGTCTGCTCATCGCATAGACTAAAAAGAGAATCCCTCTCTGTTAGAGTTGCTGGTAAGGGAATTGCAGATATTTTAGATATGCCAATCTCTAAAAGCTATGAGTGGTTTAAAGAGAAGAGTAATTTTAACTATTTTACAGATCAAAGTGCACAAGTTTCTGCCCCTATTTTAAATGAGATAAGAGAGAGATTGTACTTTTTGTTTGATGTTGGGCTTGGTTATATAACTCTAGGGCGTGATGCTAGAACTATAAGTGGCGGAGAAGCTCAAAGAATCCGTATAGCTTCACAAATAGGAAGCGGTTTAACTGGTGTTTTATATGTCCTTGATGAGCCAAGTATTGGGCTTCATGAGAGAGATACTCTTAAGCTCATACGCACCCTTAGAAGTCTTCAAGAGAAGGGAAACAGCGTAATTGTTGTTGAACATGATAAAGAGACTATTGAAAATGCTGATTTTATAGTAGATATTGGTTCAGGTGCAGGAAAATTTGGTGGAGAGGTTGTTTTTGCAGGGACACTAGATAAGCTCAAAAAGGCTAAAACACTAACGGCTGATTATCTTTATGGCAGAAAAAAGATAGAGTATTTTTATAGAAGAGCGCAAGATAAGTTTATAGAGATAAAAAATGTTACATTAAATAATATCAATAATTTAAATGTAAAAATACCTCTAAATAATTTCGTCTGCATAACAGGAGTAAGTGGGAGCGGAAAGAGTTCTCTTATGCTTCAAACACTCCTTCCAACTGCAAGAGAGCTCTTAAATCATGCAAGAAAAGTAAATAAAGTAGCTGGTGTAGAGATAAATGGGCTTGAACATGTTGATAAAGTAATATATCTTGATCAAAGCCCAATAGGACGAACTCCACGCTCAAATCCAGCAACTTATACTGGTTTAATGGATGAGATACGAAATCTTTTTGAGCAGACAAAAGAGGCACAAATCAGAGGATATACAAGCTCAAGATTTAGTTTTAATGTTCGAGGCGGACGATGTGAGAAGTGTCAAGGAGAGGGCGAAAATAAGATAGAGATGCACTTCTTGCCAGATATTATGGTTAAGTGCGATACATGTAATGGCACAAGATACAATCAGCAGACGCTAGAGGTTTACTACAAAGGTAAAAATATCTCAGATGTCTTAAATATGAGTGTTGAAGAGGCTTATGAGTTTTTTAAAGCGATACCAAAACTAAATCAAATCCTCTCAACTTTAGTTGATGTAGGTCTTGGTTATATTACTTTAGGACAAAATGCAGTAACACTCTCAGGCGGTGAAGCACAAAGAATCAAGCTAAGTAAAGAGTTAAGCCGTAAAGATACAGGCAAAACGCTATATATCCTTGATGAGCCAACAACTGGGCTTCATTTCGCAGATGTTGATAGGCTTACAGGAGTTTTACACAAGTTTGTAGAGCTAGGAAACAGTGTTTTAATAATAGAGCATAACTTAGATATGATAAAAAATGCTGATTACATCATAGATATGGGTCCAGAAGGCGGAAGCGGCGGCGGCTTGATTATAGCGGAGGGTAACCCTGAAGAGGTTGCTAAAAACCATAAAAAATCAGGAAGTTATACTGGCGAGTACTTAGCTAAAGAGCTTCTGCTTCATAAATAA
- the mnmH gene encoding tRNA 2-selenouridine(34) synthase MnmH produces MTLLFDDFKSIVLNKTPLLDVRAPVEFKKGAFLNAVNLPIMNDEERHKIGICYKNEGNAKAVELGHSMVSGDIKEERIKAWIAFMDANPNALLYCFRGGQRSKISQEWLHVRGKEILRLKGGYKAFRTYLINKLSESTQHFKPIILGGRTGSGKTIVLEKMKNSIDLEGLANHRGSSFGSKLNAQPMQIDFENNLAYELIQKIEDGFKTLVFEDEGKHIGNAFMPENLISTAINAPLIILETQIDKRVEITLNEYVVQAQEAYLEAGFDFVLEEWSQSIQNAMKRIVRRLGNEKYTKVTAIFESALDEQKKSGSYDGYKEWAKFLLEEYYDPMYDYQIQKRSHMVAFRGDAQEVQNYIERLSDI; encoded by the coding sequence GTGACTCTTTTGTTTGATGATTTTAAATCAATTGTCTTAAACAAAACCCCACTTCTTGATGTTCGTGCTCCCGTAGAGTTTAAAAAAGGTGCATTTTTAAATGCTGTAAATTTGCCTATAATGAATGATGAAGAGCGTCATAAAATAGGAATATGCTATAAAAATGAAGGCAATGCAAAAGCCGTAGAACTAGGGCATAGCATGGTTAGTGGAGATATAAAAGAGGAGCGCATAAAGGCTTGGATAGCGTTTATGGATGCAAATCCGAATGCTCTGCTTTACTGCTTTAGAGGTGGACAGCGCTCTAAAATTTCTCAAGAGTGGTTACATGTAAGAGGAAAAGAGATACTGCGACTAAAGGGCGGATATAAAGCATTTAGAACTTATCTCATAAATAAGTTAAGTGAATCGACCCAGCACTTTAAACCCATAATACTAGGTGGAAGAACAGGTTCAGGCAAGACAATAGTACTTGAGAAGATGAAAAATTCAATCGATCTTGAAGGTTTAGCAAACCACAGAGGCTCATCTTTTGGCAGCAAATTAAACGCTCAACCAATGCAAATAGATTTTGAAAATAATTTGGCTTATGAGTTGATTCAAAAAATAGAGGATGGGTTTAAAACTCTTGTTTTTGAGGATGAGGGAAAACATATAGGCAATGCTTTTATGCCAGAGAATCTTATCTCTACAGCTATTAATGCGCCTCTTATCATTCTTGAGACTCAAATAGATAAGAGAGTTGAGATAACACTTAATGAGTATGTAGTTCAAGCACAAGAGGCTTATTTAGAGGCTGGTTTTGATTTTGTACTTGAAGAGTGGAGTCAGAGCATACAAAACGCAATGAAGAGAATAGTAAGACGCTTGGGAAATGAAAAATACACAAAAGTAACCGCTATATTTGAGAGCGCACTAGATGAGCAAAAAAAAAGCGGTTCGTATGATGGATACAAAGAGTGGGCTAAGTTCCTCTTGGAGGAGTATTATGACCCTATGT
- a CDS encoding chemotaxis protein CheX, with protein MLNIILEASQNFCIHQIREPHVVLDYTNKMRTVIAYVDITMISGKKHRVYVGATLDFAQRVTTTLLEEDDSDEETLIDMVLELTNLIVGSAKVIAQNMPECSYTMATPCFEKIDTFDIKHNEAKTIKVGNDEMIIAIKEI; from the coding sequence ATGTTAAATATAATTCTAGAAGCTTCCCAAAATTTTTGTATCCATCAAATTAGAGAACCACATGTTGTGCTTGACTATACAAATAAAATGAGAACAGTTATTGCTTATGTCGATATAACTATGATTAGCGGGAAAAAGCATAGAGTTTATGTTGGCGCAACACTAGATTTTGCTCAAAGAGTCACAACTACTCTTCTAGAAGAGGACGATAGTGATGAAGAGACTTTGATTGATATGGTGCTAGAACTGACAAATCTAATCGTTGGTAGCGCTAAAGTTATTGCGCAAAATATGCCTGAGTGCTCCTATACAATGGCGACTCCTTGTTTTGAAAAAATTGATACTTTTGACATAAAGCACAATGAAGCAAAAACTATAAAAGTAGGAAATGATGAGATGATTATTGCCATCAAGGAAATTTAA
- the fliN gene encoding flagellar motor switch protein FliN, with product MKKRRHTYGAKEEIFDSESELSWMDYSGLLDMEVEFISDLGETELSVGEILQLKKGSIIDLKKPAGESVETYVNGRILGRGEVMVYEKNLAIRINEVLDSSAVLYHLSKEK from the coding sequence TTGAAAAAAAGAAGACATACCTATGGAGCAAAAGAGGAGATTTTTGATTCAGAAAGTGAACTTTCATGGATGGATTACTCTGGTCTTTTAGATATGGAAGTTGAATTCATATCTGATTTAGGTGAAACTGAATTAAGCGTAGGTGAAATATTGCAACTCAAAAAAGGTTCTATAATTGACCTTAAAAAACCAGCTGGAGAGAGCGTTGAAACATACGTAAATGGACGTATTTTAGGTAGAGGAGAAGTTATGGTATATGAAAAAAACCTTGCAATCCGTATCAATGAAGTCTTAGACTCAAGTGCTGTTTTATACCACCTCTCAAAAGAGAAATAA